Genomic DNA from Providencia sp. PROV188:
ATTCTCGTGGTAATAATGTGGCGGGTAAGGTGAGTGGCAGTGCAGAATTATCAATAATTATGCGCTAAAAGTAAGATGAATTAGTCCGTGATTTAAGGCGTTACTTTTGTGGTAACGCCTTAATTTTTTATAAGTTACTTATTTTGGTAAGTATTGATGGAACTCACGATCCCTGCAGCATCTAAACCGAGATCTGCTAGTAACTCATCTTGGGTACCTTGGGGGATAAAGAAATCCGGTAGGCCCAAGTTCAGAACTGGTAGAATTTTCTTCTCGCTCATCAGGAATTCATTCACACCGCTGCCTGCACCGCCCATAATCGCATTTTCTTCCAGCGTTACGATTAGGTCATGGGTATTGGCCATTTCTAAGATCAGCGCTTCATCTAATGGTTTCACAAAACGCATATCCACGACGGTGGCATTGATTTGTTCTGCGGCTTCTAAGGCGTTACTCAGTAATGTCCCAAAGCTGAGGATCGCCACTTTTTCGCCTTGGCGGCGGACAATCCCTTTACCAATTTCAAGCGGTGCTAATGGCATTAGCTCAGCCCCTGTACCTGCGCCACGAGGGTAGCGAACCGCGGTAGGACCTTCTTGATAATGGTAGCCAGTGTGCAGCATTTGACGGCATTCATTTTCATCACTTGGCGTCATGATCACCATTGTTGGGATGCAACGTAAGAATGAAATATCGAATGATCCTTGGTGAGTTTGACCATCAGCACCGACGATACCGGCACGGTCAATGGCAAACATCACTGGGAGTTTCTGGATGGCCACATCGTGGATCACTTGGTCGTAACCACGTTGTAAGAACGTCGAGTAAATTGCTACGATCGGGTTATAACCCCCAATGGCAAGACCTGCGGCGAAGGTGACAGCATGCTGCTCGGCAATCGCGACATCAAAATATTGGTCTGGGTACTCTTTCGAGAAACGCACCATACCAGAACCTTCACGCATCGCTGGGGTGACGGCCATAAGTTTATCGTCGTCTTTAGCTTCTTCACATAACCAATCCCCAAAAATTTTGGAGAATGTCGGTCTGGTATCTTTGCTTTTTGGTAACGTAAAAGTGGCAGGGTCAAACTTAGGTACGGCGTGCCAGCTAATTGGGTCTTTCTCTGCCGGCTCATAGCCACGACCTTTTTTGGTCATAATGTGCAGGAATTGAGGTCCTTTTAACTCGCGCATATTTTTTAACGTTTGGATCAGCGCAATCACATCGTGTCCGTCAACAGGACCAATGTAGTTAAAGCCTAATTCTTCAAACATGGTGCCAGGCACAACCATGCCTTTGATATGTTCTTCCGTTTTCTTGAGTAACTCTTTGATTGGCGGAATATTCGAGAAAACTTTCTTTCCACCTTCACGCAGCGTGGTATATAGCTTGCCGGAAAGTAAATGGGCTAAATGGTTATTCAGCGCGCCAACGTTTT
This window encodes:
- the dxs gene encoding 1-deoxy-D-xylulose-5-phosphate synthase, coding for MSIDTAKYPTLALAETPDELRLLPKESLPKLCDELRQFLLNSVSRSSGHFASGLGAIELTVALHYVYKTPFDNLVWDVGHQAYPHKILTGRRDRIDTIRQKNGLHPFPWRAESEYDILSVGHSSTSISAGLGMAIAAEKEDKNRKTVCVIGDGAITAGMAFEAMNHAGDAAPDMLVILNDNEMSISENVGALNNHLAHLLSGKLYTTLREGGKKVFSNIPPIKELLKKTEEHIKGMVVPGTMFEELGFNYIGPVDGHDVIALIQTLKNMRELKGPQFLHIMTKKGRGYEPAEKDPISWHAVPKFDPATFTLPKSKDTRPTFSKIFGDWLCEEAKDDDKLMAVTPAMREGSGMVRFSKEYPDQYFDVAIAEQHAVTFAAGLAIGGYNPIVAIYSTFLQRGYDQVIHDVAIQKLPVMFAIDRAGIVGADGQTHQGSFDISFLRCIPTMVIMTPSDENECRQMLHTGYHYQEGPTAVRYPRGAGTGAELMPLAPLEIGKGIVRRQGEKVAILSFGTLLSNALEAAEQINATVVDMRFVKPLDEALILEMANTHDLIVTLEENAIMGGAGSGVNEFLMSEKKILPVLNLGLPDFFIPQGTQDELLADLGLDAAGIVSSINTYQNK